GTTAAGCGCAATCTGGTGGCCGGCGACATCCACAATGCCTAAAGGCGAAACCAGCAGTGCGACGACGGCAAACAATGTTACTTCAAAGAACAACGCCAGCGCTATGGGCAGCCCCAGTTGAATCAGACGCTTCATGACGGCGCTATCGGGTTTGCCAAAGCCCTTTTCATTACGAATATCGCGCATTGAGCGCGCATGTTTAATATAAGAAAGCATGGCGATAAACATCACCCAATAGACAGCGGCAGTGGCAACGCCGCAACCGATGCCGCCGAGCTCTGGCATACCAAAATGCCCGTAAATGAAAATATAGTTAACCGGAATATTGACCAGTAGCCCCAGAAAACCCATTACCATACCTGGTTTGGTTTTTGCCAGGCCTTCGCACTGGTTTCTCGCCACCTGAAAGAAAAGATATCCCGGTGCGCCCCATAATAACGCGCGAAGATAGCCTACGGCTTTATCGGCCAGCGCCGGATCAATATTATGCATGGAGCGGATAATATACCCGGCGTTCCACAGGACGATCATCACCAGTACTGATACAAAGCCGGCCAGCCAGAATCCTTGCCGAACCTGATGCGCGATACGTTCGCGACGGCCGGAACCGTTGAGTTGCGCAATTACAGGCGTTAACGCCAGCAATAAGCCGTGACCAAACAGAATGGCGGGAAGCCAGATCGAGGTGCCAATAGCGACGGCGGCCATGTCCGTAGCGCTATAGCCGCCCGCCATGACGGTATCGACGAATCCCATTGCGGTCTGAGCCACTTGCGCAAGGATTACCGGTATCGCTAACGCTAATAACTGACGCGCTTCACTGGTATAATTCTGCACGTATTCACCTTTTATTTTGTTGTTATATGAAAGACTAAAGCGCCGCCGTAGTGGCAGCCAAAAGAAAGAGCGGGGGAAATTTCAGTCTATTGTAGCGAGGTATTACTATTTCTCCAGTGAAAAAAGCGTTGTTAACGGGGCATTGCTGGCAAGCTGTTTTTCCACCTGCTATTGTGCTGAGCAGTTCTGCTTTTATTTATTTCAGGAGTTGAAGATATGTTTACGGGGATCGTGCAAGGTACCGCGAAACTGGTATCGATTGATGAAAAACCCAACTTTCGCACCCATGTTGTGACATTACCGGACTACATGCTGGAAGGGTTAGAGACAGGGGCGTCCGTGGCGCACAACGGATGTTGCTTAACCGTGACTGAAATAAACGGTAATCAGATAAGCTTTGATTTGATGAAAGAAACCCTGCGTATCACCAATCTGGGCGAGTTGAAGGTGGGTGATGAGATTAACGTAGAGCGCGCCGCTAAATTCAGCGACGAAATCGGCGGACATCTGATGTCGGGGCATATTATCACTACGGCTGAGATTGCGAAAATCCTGACCTCTGAAAATAACCATCAGGTATGGTTTAAAGTACAGGATGCCTCACTGATGAAATATATTCTGTACAAAGGTTTTATCGGTGTCGACGGGATTAGTTTAACCGTCGGCGAGGTAACGCCGACGCGATTCTGCGTGCATCTGATTCCAGAGACGCTGGAGCGTACTACCCTTGGCAGAAAAAAACTGGGTGAGCGCGTCAATATTGAGATCGATCCGCAGACACAGGCGATTGTCGATACCGTAGAGCGCGTACTGACTGCGCGAGAAAAAGCGGTTAAACACCCGTCTGATATTTCCTGACAGAGCGTGGAATAAGCCCCCGCATAACACGCGGGGGTGGT
The Salmonella bongori NCTC 12419 DNA segment above includes these coding regions:
- the mdtK gene encoding multidrug efflux MATE transporter MdtK, with product MQNYTSEARQLLALAIPVILAQVAQTAMGFVDTVMAGGYSATDMAAVAIGTSIWLPAILFGHGLLLALTPVIAQLNGSGRRERIAHQVRQGFWLAGFVSVLVMIVLWNAGYIIRSMHNIDPALADKAVGYLRALLWGAPGYLFFQVARNQCEGLAKTKPGMVMGFLGLLVNIPVNYIFIYGHFGMPELGGIGCGVATAAVYWVMFIAMLSYIKHARSMRDIRNEKGFGKPDSAVMKRLIQLGLPIALALFFEVTLFAVVALLVSPLGIVDVAGHQIALNFSSLMFVLPMSLAAAVTIRVGYRLGQGSTLDAQTAARTGLGVGVCMAVITAIFTVTLRKHIALLYNDNPEVVALAAQLMLLAAVYQISDSIQVIGSGILRGYKDTRSIFFITFTAYWVLGLPSGYILALTDLVVDRMGPAGFWMGFIIGLTSAAVLMMLRMRYLQRQPSSVILQRAAR
- a CDS encoding riboflavin synthase, yielding MFTGIVQGTAKLVSIDEKPNFRTHVVTLPDYMLEGLETGASVAHNGCCLTVTEINGNQISFDLMKETLRITNLGELKVGDEINVERAAKFSDEIGGHLMSGHIITTAEIAKILTSENNHQVWFKVQDASLMKYILYKGFIGVDGISLTVGEVTPTRFCVHLIPETLERTTLGRKKLGERVNIEIDPQTQAIVDTVERVLTAREKAVKHPSDIS